In Rariglobus hedericola, the following proteins share a genomic window:
- a CDS encoding DUF6923 family protein encodes MSRFFIALLVGLLLMAALSTYARAQVLVSDYNLARILRYDADGSNPTVLISPASGGLDQPHRARIGPDGLLYVASAGSDQILRYNADSGAFIDVFAGSETGLDYPVDFLFRPDGYLYVSSQSSNAIIRYNATTGALDTGWIAQDASISAPSGIAFDNAGNLYVSGRFSYNLARFDAATGTHQLTFGDVPFALGLALLPDGRLLVASGYGNTVETFANPDSAAPVQSTLVTGLDFPVGIEIDPLTGELLVANYGDGSISRHALADGSSLADFADGGLLSGPNYFTILTTAAVPEPSTTAALFGGVTLLATFLLRRRST; translated from the coding sequence ATGAGCCGTTTTTTTATCGCCCTCCTCGTCGGTCTCCTCCTGATGGCCGCCCTTTCGACTTACGCCCGTGCGCAGGTCTTGGTAAGTGACTACAACCTCGCCCGTATTCTCCGTTATGATGCCGACGGATCCAATCCGACTGTCCTCATCTCTCCGGCCAGCGGCGGACTCGACCAGCCCCACCGCGCCCGCATCGGCCCTGATGGATTGCTCTACGTTGCGAGCGCCGGTTCTGATCAAATCCTGCGATACAATGCGGACAGCGGTGCCTTCATCGATGTCTTTGCCGGCTCCGAAACCGGTCTGGATTACCCCGTCGATTTTCTTTTCCGCCCTGACGGCTATCTCTACGTTTCAAGCCAGTCCAGCAACGCCATCATCCGCTACAACGCCACCACGGGCGCGCTCGACACCGGTTGGATCGCACAGGACGCAAGTATCTCCGCCCCGTCTGGAATCGCGTTCGACAACGCCGGCAATCTCTACGTCTCCGGCCGTTTCAGCTACAACCTCGCGCGCTTCGACGCCGCCACCGGCACGCACCAACTGACGTTTGGCGACGTGCCTTTTGCACTCGGCCTCGCGCTTCTGCCCGACGGACGCCTCCTCGTCGCCTCGGGTTACGGCAATACCGTCGAAACCTTCGCCAACCCTGATTCCGCAGCGCCCGTTCAATCCACACTCGTCACCGGTCTTGATTTTCCGGTCGGCATCGAGATCGACCCGCTCACCGGCGAACTGCTGGTGGCCAACTACGGCGACGGCTCGATCTCACGTCACGCCCTCGCCGATGGATCATCGCTCGCCGACTTCGCCGACGGCGGCCTGCTCAGCGGTCCCAACTATTTCACGATCCTCACTACCGCCGCTGTCCCCGAGCCGTCCACGACCGCCGCCCTGTTCGGCGGCGTTACGCTCCTCGCCACCTTCCTTCTGCGCCGCCGTTCCACCTGA
- a CDS encoding RNA polymerase sigma factor — MTLDPQTVWGFPPTSWSLVRKCRGADERAVGVALDQLCRVYWRPLYAYVRGRRLTRADAEDAVQEFFATALRRELFQRASAEEGKLRSFLLTAMKHHLIDRAAREGAARRRPEGGWAEIDFSQAEAEWLRVEESGAAPDAAYERQWAKALIAQAMARLDARYAAEGKRDVFVALKSEALEEPESSEISTTTEAGLSSGARRVAVHRLRKRFSEALREVVADTLPEGGDVEAELRELAVALKEGGR; from the coding sequence ATGACGCTTGATCCGCAAACCGTATGGGGGTTTCCGCCAACAAGCTGGTCCCTCGTCCGTAAATGTCGCGGAGCTGACGAACGCGCGGTGGGTGTGGCTCTGGATCAATTGTGCCGGGTTTACTGGCGTCCGCTGTATGCCTACGTCCGGGGGCGGCGGCTCACGCGGGCTGATGCGGAAGATGCCGTGCAGGAATTTTTCGCGACCGCACTGCGCCGGGAATTATTTCAGCGTGCGTCTGCGGAGGAAGGGAAGCTCAGGAGCTTTCTGCTCACAGCGATGAAACATCATTTGATTGATCGTGCGGCCCGTGAAGGCGCGGCTCGTCGCCGGCCGGAGGGAGGTTGGGCGGAGATCGATTTCTCACAGGCCGAGGCTGAGTGGCTACGCGTGGAAGAATCGGGGGCGGCGCCGGATGCGGCCTACGAACGGCAATGGGCGAAGGCGCTCATCGCGCAGGCCATGGCGCGGCTCGATGCGCGTTACGCCGCCGAAGGAAAGCGGGATGTGTTCGTCGCGCTGAAAAGCGAAGCTTTGGAAGAACCGGAAAGTAGTGAAATTTCAACTACAACTGAGGCAGGCCTGTCATCGGGTGCTCGCCGGGTGGCCGTGCACCGGTTGCGCAAACGCTTCTCCGAAGCGTTGCGTGAAGTGGTGGCGGATACGCTGCCCGAAGGCGGGGATGTGGAGGCGGAGTTGCGGGAGCTCGCGGTGGCGCTCAAGGAGGGCGGGCGATGA